Genomic segment of Fibrobacter sp.:
GGGTAGGTCGCTTGAGGCGGCTGGTAACAGTTCGTCCAGAGAGATGGTCATCGCCCCGCAAGGGGTACAGAACCCGGCTTATAACTGCCCCACGATTTTAAGGTCCTCCTGGCCCATGGCCGGGAGGATTTTTCTACATTCAAACTGTGATCGACAAGAAACAGTTCAAGAATATCGTTTTACGTGTGGAAATCATCATCGGCCTCATCGCCATGATTTTTGGCATTGGCCTTACCGTGATGGTCTGGAGCGAAGGCTACTTCATTGGAGCCCTCATGCTGGTTGTTACAGGGCTTATCAGCGTATTTCTTGGAATCAAGGAACTGATTGCGCCCATGGACAACATGTTCCAATGGCTTCCCCTATTCTTTATTGTCGTCAGACGAGCATTCTTCTTCTTGAATGTAGTCCTTTGCGCCTTGGTCATTGGCACCATGGCAAGGCTCATCAACTAGGTCAACCGGCAAAGCCCATAGATAAATTAAAGAACCCCGCTGTATAAGCGGGGCTTTTAAATTCATAGTGAACAGCTGTTGTTCAAAAGAGACTAGGCTTCGCCACCCTTCTTGCTGAACTTGTTCACAACGTCGGGAACGATATCCATGACCTTGCTTACCAGAGAACTGTCCTTGGTCACAGGCATGATGCGGACGTCATCGCCCTTGATTACCAGGAAGGCCACCGGTTCAACAGAAGCACCACCACCAGAAGCAGAGGTATCGCCCTTACTGGAATGACCGCCAAAGCCGAAGCCAACGGAAACACGGCTCACCGGAACCACGGTGGATTCGCCAGCCTGGATAGGATTACCGATAACCGTTTCTGCCTGGGTAATGAAACGGAGCTTTTCTAAAAGAGTTTCTGCAAGTTTTTCAATAGCCATATCGTTAATATATAAAAGTAAGGTTAAACTGTCCTAGAAACTAGACTCATATACACGGTCACTGGCCACAAAGAACTTCCGTTCCAGATCAAACCAGTCAAGGTAGCCCCAGGCCACAACCACCCGACCTCCGGGAAGGCGGCTGGCAATACCTCGTGCCTCGGTATTATTCTTGTCGATGCCCTTTACCGTAAAATAGACACAGTCGTTGTCCTTGGCAATTCCAGAGGGTTCCACAGCATCGAGCTGTTGAATCCAGGATTCAAAGTCATCCGATTCCACCAGTTCCCAACTGCGGGCCACGTTCCAACGTAAATTGCCATCGCGATAGCTCTGCACCAGCATAGGGAAAACGGACTGAACCCCAAGGAAGAACTTTGTCTGAATGGAAGTACGCCCCTGCTCGCGGTGTTCAAAGGGCAAGCTCAGGAATTCCTGGGGAAAACCGCCTCGGTATCCCGGAAAGCTACGGACGTAATTTTCCAGGTCGCTTCGTTCATAGTGGCGGAAGCTGTCGTGTCTAAAGATGAAAATGCGCTGGTCGGCACGAATACTCTGTTCTAGGAAAGAGCCTCTCAAGATAGGCACGCTACCTTGGAACCTTCCGCTATTCATGTAGTAGTCCAAGGCATAGACGTCACCCTTGAATTCTAGGATGGTAACATCCAGCGTATCACCAAGCATTACCGGATAATGGAGCTTAACAGTCTTGACCAAAGGCTGATTGGCCTCGGAAGAATCTACTTCCACATTGACCGGACTATAGCCCTTGTACTGGATATCCTTGATATCCACCACAACCGGAGGTTCCTTACATCCGGCCAAGGCAAGAAGCATTGCTGCAGCTATGATGGAAAACGTCAGTTTCATCTAGTACCATAGTTACAAAATTCATAGAGCGGGCATTGCTTGCACTGGGCCGTCTGAGCCCTGCAAATAAAGTCCTCCGATCCATTTTCCAGAAAGAACTGCAAGCTATGGGCTGCAAGATAGGGATTTTCTGGAGAAAGGGCCTTGAAATAGTCCGTTGCCATGGCCTGTTTTTCTTTTGCAGTCAGTTCCGAAAAGACATGTTCCTTAGACGGACCGAGAATTGCAAGAAAACGTCTTGCCCCCATGGTCAAGGGCAAAGGCGGTAAAGGGCCTTCCTTGGGCTTTGCCATCGTGACGCCTCCGTACAGAAGACGGAATATGGCTGCACAGGCCTTAGGTCGAGGGTTGCTTTTTCCCATGAAGTAGATTTCACCCAGATCGCGCCACATTTCCCGAGGGGCGCGAGAAGCTATCCAAGCGGATAAATCCTTATGGTTCCTGACGAAGGAGCCTACACTCCAGAAGATGCCCGCGGCGTGTTCCTTTAAGGACCAGCGGGGAACGACACTATCTATAACAGAAAGGATGTCCGATTCCCTGGGAACCGGTAGCGTCCAAAGCCCTTCGTTCGGGAACTTTTCAAACAGGCCCTGAAGAACCTTGACAAATTCCGCGTAAGAAATACTCTGGAAAAGGACCGTGCCAAGTAGCGTCCAAGCAATTCTTGCGTTTTCTGAACTTGCCTTACGGGATACGAAAAGAACAGGATCAGGGACCGTAGAAAATTTCT
This window contains:
- a CDS encoding sporulation protein translates to MAIEKLAETLLEKLRFITQAETVIGNPIQAGESTVVPVSRVSVGFGFGGHSSKGDTSASGGGASVEPVAFLVIKGDDVRIMPVTKDSSLVSKVMDIVPDVVNKFSKKGGEA